AAAAATTGGCTTCACTCATTTTCAGGCTTGATAAAACACATGCAAGAACAGCTGTTTTCCATGACTTTCTGGTGCGAATGCCAGtcaaatatttgtatatatatatgaatatatatatatatcttcatcTTCCTGCCTCTTGGAGTCCATCGCCCTCACCACCATCCAACATATCAAACGCTTTAAGCACCTTGTGTTGCCGTGTGCTTCTaagttttttaaggtcatttgcATATTGCTGTTCCCTCAGCAGTTGTTTCCTCTGCTCCTCCAGATCCCGCTGGTGAGCCTGGTAGACACGTGTCATGTGAATAAGTTCTTGTAACTCCTTCCGTAACTGTCTGTTTTCTTGTTTGATCCTGTTGGTGTGGTCTGACAGACACTGGCTAGCTTCCTGTAAAGCATTAAATAGGAAAATCAGgtctcatattttgaaagatatttgCAGATATTTGTTAAATTTTCCATTTCATCAGAATTTTCAATTgtagagttattccccttttaaTGCAGGTTTTGTTCTTTTTTAAGAGACAACTaaatcaaaagaaaagaaatacctgtaatgaaaaaaaaagacaccAATACGTCTGATCACATAGGTCTATTCATTCACTTGCCTTGTTTGCCAGTTTTTCTAAGGCTGCTATCCTGCTTTCCGAATCTTGTTGGTATTCCCTCTTCTCTGAAAGGAATGTGGACTTGAGTTGTTGGATTGTATCAGAATGTTTGGATCTCATGATCATAACTTCCTTTTCCAActcttttattttatctaaCTGGTCAGTTTGTaaatcctgaaaagaaaaaattgtaACAAATGCAAATTACTCATTTAATCAGTCGAAACCACATTACGGcaaaaatttattaaaagtagTTCGTTCACACAGTTAAGgtaggtccttagtcctggatttttggggtttaggtagcatttctttgtttggaatcaataaattaacattcagagtaatgaaaaaaggcaaaacagttaaggctttccatattaattttcattacatacaccactaaagtcatataccccgatgtagatttttatgaaattcattggaaacagttatttgttgttattttaatataaaaacaacaaaatattttttgaattgcatttatttatcgggaaacatgtcaataactaaaacacatgtcattttcaatatgttcatcaagttttagaataatatgtggaaaattattgaattagcgttattccccaaaatgttaaaaaacaaacaaatgtggatgcattttccttatagcatggtttacatatcattttttctgtttatattagtagagttacatctgttatagttattcatgggaaaaaatccatacctttccttaataatttcaaatctatagcttccagattatgtatacccccatcaaaaactgaagtctggcaccatacagctgagctatttaaatcactcgggattaaaattgtatgtaatttcatgaaaaaacacagataatgattccttatcaccttggtaaaatgtttgtcaaaaataaaggaaatatatcacattatggacttgataaataattgaatgaaaacagagttattgtccttggattcaatattttgaaacatatcattgactattcaaatataactaagaattttgaaatattttatggctaacaagattttttacattaactattgaaaaagattccaacaaaatttatgttcctatcattaattattgactttgcaaaatcctatgacgtcacacgagtgtggaactacgttaaactGTAAGTTCTCGAAATCAAAATAATTTGCCCAATAACTGACCTAAATCTTTCATTCAGATTTGAGAGAAGGCAAAACACAGATATTTTAGACTCCTTAGGTACAGTCATGTAATAACTATGTATTTATCTTATTGTTAAATATAAATGCTGATGAGCTGTACTGCCCAAAGTTGTATTAATTGAATAaactacatttgtatatatctaTAAGTGGCCCAACATgatatttgattttgaaaagtCATGAAGAACTCTTTAATCATTGAGGTAGATAAAGAGAGATGAAAATTACAAAGAATAaagtacaatgtatttgtaAAGTGATCTTGCTGTTACTCACCATACACCAGTGTGAAAGAGTATAGTTCAAATCTACATCTTAGCCCCACATCAATGTGAAATCCCTCTTAATCAATTACTGATCATTGATAAAAGTCAGAAAAAGCTACTTATGTGGAATTTATCATGAATTTAACCCCGAGTTCACCAATAATAAAAAACATCGCTAAAacgcaccaagtagtatgaaagttagagaccggacaagctcaaatctatggcatttagtgacaaagtgaccttgacctttgacctcaaaataaataggaaccttcctcttttggatgtgatcatgttatgtaagtctcacaaagatgaaccaaaaagtatgaaagttggagaccggacaagctaattgtggaagCCGCCCAACTGGacgcccatccttcgccaatttaaaagcagAGATTTGCTTaagcaactcggctaaaaatcaAAGTGAAGTATACCAGTTTTCACAGTACTGTAGTGTTTCTGAATGTGCTGGAAGAAAGTAGTACTAGTGAAATACTAGTACATTTACCTTGTATTCTTGAAGCTCTGACAATTCTTCTGTTGTTTTTTTCAGGAGGTTTTGCTTTTCAAATAGCAAGTTTTCAAGTgctaaataagaaaaaaaaatcatgtatttattgtatgaaaatacatgtataaattgtGTTACTCAATATGaacaatgtatcaatatattttattctGAAAAATTCTGTGTAAACCTGTGTGTACATTTGTAGCTACCTAAGTTAATGAATCAAAACAACTGTAAAAACATTCAATGGAGATATGGTTTTTGTGCTTTCGACATACCAATGAAATTAaggacaaacaaaaaaatgaatGCATGAATCGATggcttagtttggttgtaataagcgaaaaaatataaaattcataaaaaataagggacttgtaaatttcctatgatgttcaaaagttgaaatatactACCCCTCCCTATGTATAACTCTATACAAATTTCTCCCACTGTTTTGAACTTAATTGAAAAATCATAAGAATAAATTGCTTTCCATACAggaaattgtattcattttacttacaaAAACATAAATATAGTTTCATTTTCATCCTTTTTGGGGGGGAAAAAggtttgtttgtagcaagtttTGTTAGGATTCTCCAAGCAAGAAAGAATAACAACTCGTCAACCGTGAGAACAAGCCTCCACATCCATACTTGGTTTTCTCCAACCATGAAAATTTAACACTTTATGTGATTCTACAGTGGATTATTGTCCCCTAGTGACACACAATAGAAAACGCTCATGTGAATGACCTTTCCAAATGACCTTGATTTATACCGAGCAAAGCTCGGATGGGCCAAAGGCCCGTctgcgaagcaaggctctaaaggtaacgcgtatgtaaaagaacaaagtcaaaatcagcaaaagaaaaagagataatctctatatacgttcactgaaattttcgtgatccatatgagCGCCGccatttaatttttcattacctgctttaacagttatttgtgttttactttgaatgccaataatagaagactctgacgtgcaattcgtaatttaaacactcagtttgttcaaagtgaatagtataattatcattgtaacaggttttagcaataaatacatataaaaccgtaatacgactaaatagatgaacgagttcatgagtttctttgaataaatgtgacgtcacaatacacagtttacgtcgccttgcgttttatttcccgcgttcaatgaataggcggatcttgtaaaactgttgtccccatataaacccctttgacattgagatgttactgggtgtttagcgcaaggaaaatttcattcaatatatatatttttaattaaatgaatcataatctaccgtacctaacggaattatgattaccacttgggacactccaatgaccattagaTTCGCTTGGTCCAACGGTCACGCCGTATACATATTAGTAATGACACACACAATATAAGTCATCATATCACGCTATATAGGGAGGATTTCATATGTCCATCAGTCTGGTCATGAAAACTTTTTATGCCAAGTCATAACGCATGCATTACATTTCTTTGCCCAGTTATGGCTGGAATGTACAAAGAGGATTGTATGGTGACAGCTATACACCCTGAAATTTTGTGTGCAGAGGTATACTGTATACTGAGGAGCAGTCATCATTAAATGTTATACTTTACAGTTTATAATTTTGACACATATACCCTGATCATTCCTAATTACCAGGAGAGTCATTGATAATTTAAAGATGTGTGCCCCTAAGAAGATTCTAtctgtcaatcaatcaataaagaAGGAGAGAGAAGAGTCTGTGGACCTTGCTTCTTTTGGTTGAAATCCTCCTCCATGTTGTATTTCTGTAACTCGATGTTCCTGATCTCCTCTTTGTTGTGGTCGCTCAGTGTAATGATGGTTGTTTTACGCTTTGTCGTCTTCTTCTCCATGTAGCTCATGTATTCATGCTGAGGACAAAAGTTATTGGGTTAATAGGAAATACCATCTCTATTATGATTAACATTGAAATGAGTTACCAGGATCACAGGAGTTTTAAGttttatcaatgaaatcaaaataaaaatccagGAAAAATTATCCaatccgaaaaaaaaaaaatatccattgTTTtctattaaaatacattttaatagaaaatggtgaataatttttttctggattggataattttcttcagatttttattttgatttcattgataaaaCTTCAGACTCCTGTGCCAGGATGTAGTATTTTCAGTCAGCAAGATGATTTCTCATTGtaacatttataattttttaggGCCTCACAATTTAGTGGATGCTCCTACAGTAATCACTTTGTCCATATGTCAGTACTTTCTACGGCATGTGATAACTTAGAGGAAGgccatttttttattttcagatttatcggTTTTGTCATTACAGAGTTATGGGGTGgaaattaagaattttttgataagAGAATAGCATTTTCTGTACAGTATTGTATTATCTTTAACCTTgatttgaatttctaaatgtcTGATACATACACTTTCAACTCTGACCCGACTGCCTTCTTGCTGCAGCCATTCATTTTCCTTACGTCTGGTCACTTGTTAAGGAATAATTCTAACTTTAAAGTACAAGTATATTATTAAGTACATGTTTGCTAGTCTACTTTATGACCAATGATGGAAAATTATGTATCTATCAATAAATCAAAGATAAATTTATGTAATTCTAAAAGTATGTTATACTCCATATACCACAATTATTATTAACTTTTGTGAGGTGAATATTATGAATTTGCTACTTGAAAGTAATATTTACCAAGTCCATAGGTATAGCTGAATCATCATTTTCACCTCATAAAAgtcaaataattatttcattatagGAATAATTGAATAATAAATTCATAGAAGACAAAAGTCTTGACCATTTATCATCTATTCAACTAAAAACACAAATGTATTGTTCAAACTCAACAAATCCACTTAGCTGCAGAATGCTTATTGCTTACTCTCttgataaatatacaatatcaGACATGCATAGTAAGTTTAAATTTCAATGATTGAGAAAAGAAAACATAGTACCATGCATCTGGACAGCTAAAGAGAAAAAAGACATATAGGTTATTGCCAGAATATCAAGGAATTTGCCCATCCAAGGTTGTAGCAGCTCATTCCACTTCTACATAACAACCAAGGGTGGGCATATTTCtcaatattcattcaataaccttttcattcatatatttttcaaattctatacACTTCTAACTCTAAAAGAGCACATCcgtttacatttttggtaacATTGCAAAGTCTTTACATCCATAATTATTTGTGAAcagatgtgatgtcacaatcaaGTATTGTAAGCATATGTGACATCACAACTGACTTAAAGTAGTCCCCACCCATTAACAGTATGCTCTTTTACACCTTCAATTATAATCCCGGTACTCTCTATTAAGtctatagaaaaaaatatcataatttgtaataattaGCATTGCTTGTTTCATTGAAATCAATCTATTGTGGTGTGACATCATGttataataattttctttaattaataaAGGATACAAATCTTCAACTCTCTTCTTGGAATTCTGTAATTCAGCAGTCACTTTTTCAAGTCTACATGAAGAAAATTGCACACAAGATATTAATTTACATATATCTTTTTGCATTAATATACCATCTCATTACCAGGTACAATACAATCACTAGAATTAACTACGTAACTAAATCTACCTACTCAAAGTAGCTTTTAATCATATAGctatagctgcaataatgtagccctatccatttttttttattctgacgttttcgggatagggctacaattccataggatctccgtaatggtgcaaaataattttatgaataaccgataataaactctgtgtattagtcccaaatgttgtttacaccaaaaggagtaccaactttgtgctcgggcatgtctgataaaggtgtttttcattagatataatgtacagcatgcaaaattcttcgtctgctccgccatgcttgttatcgcgagatctcatAGGTGgctctaatgaaaaacctaaacattgacaatcagcgtgaaaatgtagttactcgagccacttcgacaaagaaaggaaaatcatattgttgcagaaagaatttacactctgctgtttggtttttaacttgatattaaattcaaaccttttcaataccgatgaaatagctttcgcctccatacttgtccattgatgtaaatactatatatggcatatgcaaatgactt
This genomic window from Ostrea edulis chromosome 4, xbOstEdul1.1, whole genome shotgun sequence contains:
- the LOC125672120 gene encoding basal body-orientation factor 1-like isoform X1, coding for MPPKKKGKGKGKKGKKGGKGDKEDGAPEATKVGTPEPSEKELLLQQELEKVTAELQNSKKRVEDLRKENEWLQQEGSRVRVESHEYMSYMEKKTTKRKTTIITLSDHNKEEIRNIELQKYNMEEDFNQKKQALENLLFEKQNLLKKTTEELSELQEYKDLQTDQLDKIKELEKEVMIMRSKHSDTIQQLKSTFLSEKREYQQDSESRIAALEKLANKEASQCLSDHTNRIKQENRQLRKELQELIHMTRVYQAHQRDLEEQRKQLLREQQYANDLKKLRSTRQHKVLKAFDMLDGGEGDGLQEAGR
- the LOC125672120 gene encoding basal body-orientation factor 1-like isoform X2, which gives rise to MPPKKKGKGKGKKGKKGGKGDKEDGAPEATKVGTPEPSEKELLLQQELEKVTAELQNSKKRVEDLRKENEWLQQEGSRVRVESHEYMSYMEKKTTKRKTTIITLSDHNKEEIRNIELQKYNMEEDFNQKKQALENLLFEKQNLLKKTTEELSELQEYKDLQTDQLDKIKELEKEVMIMRSKHSDTIQQLKSTFLSEKREYQQDSESRIAALEKLANKATSQCLSDHTNRIKQENRQLRKELQELIHMTRVYQAHQRDLEEQRKQLLREQQYANDLKKLRSTRQHKVLKAFDMLDGGEGDGLQEAGR